In the genome of Doryrhamphus excisus isolate RoL2022-K1 chromosome 11, RoL_Dexc_1.0, whole genome shotgun sequence, one region contains:
- the cct8 gene encoding T-complex protein 1 subunit theta isoform X2: protein MALHVPKAPGFAQMLKDGAKHYSGLEEAVFRNIRACKELSQTTRTAYGPNGMNKMVINHLEKLFVTNDAATILRELEVQHPAAKMVVMASHMQEQEVGDGTNFVLVFAGALLEVAEELLRMGLSVSEVIEGYEKACKKALEILPDCVCSSAKNLHDMKEATALIRTAVMSKQYGNEDFLSNLIAQACVSIFPESGSFNVDNVRVCKILGCGVTASSVLHGMVFKKEAEGDITSVKDSKIAVFSCPFDCMVTETKGTVLINNAQELMDFSKGEENMMETQVKAIKEAGANVVVTGGKVADMALHYANKYKLMVVRLNSKWDLRRLCKTVGAVALPRLTAPTPEEMGHCDSVYLTEVGDTQVVVFKHEKEDGAISTVVIRGSTDNLMDDIERAIDDGVNTFKVLVRDKRLVPGAGATEMELARQITSFGETCPGLEQYAIKKFAEAFESLPRALAENSGVKANELISKMYSAHHEGNKNIGFDIEGDGPSVKDVVEAGILEPYLVKHWGIKLATNAAITVLRVDQIIMAKPAGGPKPPQGKKDFDEDD from the exons ATGGCCCTCCACGTTCCCAAAGCCCCGGGCTTTGCCCAGATGTTGAAGGATGGCGCCAAG CACTACTCGGGTCTTGAAGAGGCAGTCTTTCGCAACATCAGAGCTTGCAAGGAACTTTCTCAGACGACACGCACAGCTTACGGGCCCAATG GCATGAATAAAATGGTCATCAACCACTTGGAGAAACTGTTCGTCACTAATGATGCCGCCACCATCCTCAGAGAGCTAGAA GTGCAGCATCCGGCGGCCAAGATGGTCGTCATGGCATCCCACATGCAAGAGCAAGAGGTGGGGGACGGCACCAACTTTGTGCTGGTGTTTGCCGGCGCTCTGCTGGAGGTGGCGGAGGAGCTACTCAGGATGGGGCTCTCCGTGTCAGAG GTGATTGAAGGCTACGAGAAGGCCTGCAAGAAGGCTCTGGAGATCCTTCCCGACTGCGTGTGTTCCTCGGCCAAGAACCTCCACGACATGAAGGAAGCCACGGCGTTGATCCGCACGGCCGTCATGAGCAAGCAGTACGGTAACGAGGACTTCCTCTCCAACCTCATCGCGCAGGCTTGTG TGTCCATCTTCCCAGAGTCTGGCAGTTTTAATGTTGATAACGTCAGAGTGTGCAAGATTCTG ggTTGTGGCGTGACGGCATCCTCGGTGCTGCATGGTATGGTGTTCAAAAAGGAGGCCGAGGGAGACATCACCTCGGTTAAAGACAGCAAGATTGCAGTTTTCTCCTGCCCCTTTGACTGCATGGTCACAGAGACCAAG GGCACGGTGCTGATCAACAACGCACAGGAGCTGATGGACTTCAGCAAGGGAGAGGAGAACATGATGGAGACGCAAGTGAAAGCCATCAAGGAGGCGGGCGCCAACGTGGTGGTGACGGGGGGCAAAGTGGCCGACATGGCGCTGCACTACGCCAACAAGTACAAGCTCATGGTGGTCAG ACTGAACTCCAAGTGGGACCTGAGGAGGTTATGCAAGACGGTGGGAGCTGTAGCTCTGCCCAGATTG ACCGCCCCCACCCCTGAGGAGATGGGTCACTGCGACAGCGTTTACCTGACAGAGGTGGGAGACACTCAGGTGGTGGTCTTCAAACACG AAAAGGAAGACGGCGCCATCTCCACCGTGGTGATCCGAGGCTCCACTGACAACCTGATGGACGACATTGAGCGAGCCATCGACGATGGAGTCAACACCTTCAAGGTCCTCGTCAGG GACAAGCGTCTGGTACCTGGAGCAGGAGCCACCGAGATGGAGCTGGCCAGGCAGATCACCTCGTTTGGAGAG ACTTGTCCTGGCCTGGAGCAGTACGCCATCAAAAAGTTTGCCGAGGCGTTTGAGTCGTTGCCGCGCGCCCTGGCTGAGAACTCTGGCGTGAAGGCCAACGAGCTCATCTCCAAAATGTACTCTGCGCACCACGAGGGGAACAAGAACATCGGCTTTGATATCGAG GGAGACGGCCCGTCCGTGAAGGATGTAGTCGAGGCCGGCATTCTGGAGCCGTACCTCGTCAAGCACTGGGGCATCAAACTGGCCACCAACGCCGCCATCACGGTGCTACGAGTGGACCAG ATCATCATGGCCAAACCGGCAGGAGGACCCAAACCTCCGCAGGGCAAGAAAGACTTTGATGAAGACGACTGA
- the cct8 gene encoding T-complex protein 1 subunit theta isoform X1, with the protein MALHVPKAPGFAQMLKDGAKHYSGLEEAVFRNIRACKELSQTTRTAYGPNGMNKMVINHLEKLFVTNDAATILRELEVQHPAAKMVVMASHMQEQEVGDGTNFVLVFAGALLEVAEELLRMGLSVSEVIEGYEKACKKALEILPDCVCSSAKNLHDMKEATALIRTAVMSKQYGNEDFLSNLIAQACVSIFPESGSFNVDNVRVCKILGCGVTASSVLHGMVFKKEAEGDITSVKDSKIAVFSCPFDCMVTETKGTVLINNAQELMDFSKGEENMMETQVKAIKEAGANVVVTGGKVADMALHYANKYKLMVVRLNSKWDLRRLCKTVGAVALPRLTAPTPEEMGHCDSVYLTEVGDTQVVVFKHEKEDGAISTVVIRGSTDNLMDDIERAIDDGVNTFKVLVRDKRLVPGAGATEMELARQITSFGETCPGLEQYAIKKFAEAFESLPRALAENSGVKANELISKMYSAHHEGNKNIGFDIEGDGPSVKDVVEAGILEPYLVKHWGIKLATNAAITVLRVDQIIMAKAAGGPKAPKQRGHWDKDDWDEEPDKFETHH; encoded by the exons ATGGCCCTCCACGTTCCCAAAGCCCCGGGCTTTGCCCAGATGTTGAAGGATGGCGCCAAG CACTACTCGGGTCTTGAAGAGGCAGTCTTTCGCAACATCAGAGCTTGCAAGGAACTTTCTCAGACGACACGCACAGCTTACGGGCCCAATG GCATGAATAAAATGGTCATCAACCACTTGGAGAAACTGTTCGTCACTAATGATGCCGCCACCATCCTCAGAGAGCTAGAA GTGCAGCATCCGGCGGCCAAGATGGTCGTCATGGCATCCCACATGCAAGAGCAAGAGGTGGGGGACGGCACCAACTTTGTGCTGGTGTTTGCCGGCGCTCTGCTGGAGGTGGCGGAGGAGCTACTCAGGATGGGGCTCTCCGTGTCAGAG GTGATTGAAGGCTACGAGAAGGCCTGCAAGAAGGCTCTGGAGATCCTTCCCGACTGCGTGTGTTCCTCGGCCAAGAACCTCCACGACATGAAGGAAGCCACGGCGTTGATCCGCACGGCCGTCATGAGCAAGCAGTACGGTAACGAGGACTTCCTCTCCAACCTCATCGCGCAGGCTTGTG TGTCCATCTTCCCAGAGTCTGGCAGTTTTAATGTTGATAACGTCAGAGTGTGCAAGATTCTG ggTTGTGGCGTGACGGCATCCTCGGTGCTGCATGGTATGGTGTTCAAAAAGGAGGCCGAGGGAGACATCACCTCGGTTAAAGACAGCAAGATTGCAGTTTTCTCCTGCCCCTTTGACTGCATGGTCACAGAGACCAAG GGCACGGTGCTGATCAACAACGCACAGGAGCTGATGGACTTCAGCAAGGGAGAGGAGAACATGATGGAGACGCAAGTGAAAGCCATCAAGGAGGCGGGCGCCAACGTGGTGGTGACGGGGGGCAAAGTGGCCGACATGGCGCTGCACTACGCCAACAAGTACAAGCTCATGGTGGTCAG ACTGAACTCCAAGTGGGACCTGAGGAGGTTATGCAAGACGGTGGGAGCTGTAGCTCTGCCCAGATTG ACCGCCCCCACCCCTGAGGAGATGGGTCACTGCGACAGCGTTTACCTGACAGAGGTGGGAGACACTCAGGTGGTGGTCTTCAAACACG AAAAGGAAGACGGCGCCATCTCCACCGTGGTGATCCGAGGCTCCACTGACAACCTGATGGACGACATTGAGCGAGCCATCGACGATGGAGTCAACACCTTCAAGGTCCTCGTCAGG GACAAGCGTCTGGTACCTGGAGCAGGAGCCACCGAGATGGAGCTGGCCAGGCAGATCACCTCGTTTGGAGAG ACTTGTCCTGGCCTGGAGCAGTACGCCATCAAAAAGTTTGCCGAGGCGTTTGAGTCGTTGCCGCGCGCCCTGGCTGAGAACTCTGGCGTGAAGGCCAACGAGCTCATCTCCAAAATGTACTCTGCGCACCACGAGGGGAACAAGAACATCGGCTTTGATATCGAG GGAGACGGCCCGTCCGTGAAGGATGTAGTCGAGGCCGGCATTCTGGAGCCGTACCTCGTCAAGCACTGGGGCATCAAACTGGCCACCAACGCCGCCATCACGGTGCTACGAGTGGACCAG ATCATCATGGCTAAGGCCGCAGGGGGACCCAAGGCTCCCAAGCAGAGGGGCCACTGGGACAAGGACGATTGGGACGAGGAGCCTGATAAGTTTGAAACTCACCACTAG
- the LOC131138083 gene encoding uncharacterized protein LOC131138083: protein MTSSVMDGVGRAMVGVWRAHTTLDESDGAESSPEAPERFRKLRSLSSLNSMHMSLRKRLPLRTVQANSLPGNPDAGPVKEQPKTSTVRKMSRSARNSITGVYQKLQRTRQFSREECLVATPGRSCEGEEPASSPSHVPGRTPRRTPRSAATPARTPGSRGRRTPDAGVRGVKHGGGRRQLVRVAALRSPFASPNMQNQRLRFDRDLESVSSGLRRLKHLSKAFDELIGRDDKSKTKENYGGSVMRKLDPSGKLSCSNLSRRASRMSERLGGWAHVAVSTLRK from the exons ATGACCTCTTCGGTGATGGATGGAGTGGGTCGAGCCATGGTTGGAGTCTGGCGGGCGCACACCACCCTGGATGAGTCGGATGGCGCAGAGAGTTCTCCCGAGGCCCCTGAACGTTTCCGCAAGCTCCGCTCCTTGTCGTCTCTCAATTCCATGCACATGTCCCTGCGGAAGCGTCTCCCGTTGCGCACCGTCCAGGCCAACTCCCTTCCCGGGAACCCAGACGCTGGGCCTGTGAAGGAGCAACCCAAAACCAGCACGGTCCGGAAGATGAGCCGAAGTGCTCGGAACTCCATCACTGGAGTGTACCAG AAGTTGCAGAGGACCAGACAGTTCTCCCGTGAGGAGTGTTTGGTGGCTACGCCAGGTCGCTCCTGCGAAGGGGAGGAGCCCGCCTCATCACCTTCACACGTGCCTGGCCGGACCCCGAGACGCACCCCCAGGTCAGCAGCCACACCCGCACGCACCCCGGGCTCCAGAGGCAGGAGGACTCCCGACGCCGGTGTGCGTGGAGTGAAACACGGAGGAGGCAGGAGGCAGCTGGTTCGTGTGGCGGCGTTGCGAAGCCCCTTTGCGTCCCCCAACATGCAGAACCAGCGGCT GAGGTTCGACCGAGACCTGGAGTCGGTGTCAAGTGGACTCAGGAGGCTCAAGCACCTCTCCAAGGCCTTCGATGAGCTCATTGGACGAGACGACAA GTCCAAAACAAAGGAGAACTATGGCGGCTCGGTGATGAGGAAGTTGGACCCCAGCGGTAAACTCAGCTGCTCTAACCTGAGCCGCCGAGCCTCGCGGATGTCGGAGCGCCTGGGCGGATGGGCCCACGTGGCTGTGAGCACCCTACGCAAATGA
- the tmigd1 gene encoding transmembrane and immunoglobulin domain-containing protein 1 isoform X2: MVSPSSGSQMESWYLLVLLVSGAQTMSVTIESVPDVGPHGTIQTELERTVSLVCRPSAAPHLPPSEGGEEEELVWLRNGAAVSLAAGNQKGSSSVCVTPVIHQDNGATFTCHLRRNASIQASVTLNVTYPPTASGSEEVSVEVASSLVLRCDVFANPPITSPLWTLNGSTVDLSAGGFTLTNDGFVSQLSVASVERRLHQGRYRCTADSPVYGTRTRVFQVTVTDKTTKFPLMPIIAGTVVVVLTGIFAIISRWSTITKCCK, translated from the exons ATGGTCTCTCCGTCCTCAGGGAGTCAAATGGAGTCCTGGTATTTGCTGGTGCTGCTCGTCAGCGGAGCGCAGACAATGA GCGTCACCATCGAGTCGGTGCCAGACGTAGGCCCACACGGAACCATCCAGACCGAGCTGGAGAGGACGGTGTCTCTGGTGTGTCGCCCCAGCGCCGCCCCCCACCTTCCGCCCAGTGAGggcggggaggaggaggagctggtgTGGCTGAGGAACGGCGCCGCGGTCAGCCTGGCGGCGGGGAACCAGAAAGGCAGCAGCAGCGTGTGCGTCACGCCCGTCATCCACCAGGACAACGGCGCCACCTTCACCTGCCACCTGAGGAGGAACGCCTCCATTCAGGCCTCCGTCACCTTGAACGTCACAT ATCCTCCCACGGCGTCGGGGTCCGAGGAGGTGTCGGTGGAGGTGGCGTCGTCGCTCGTCCTACGCTGTGACGTCTTCGCCAACCCGCCCATCACGTCGCCGCTGTGGACCCTCAACGGAAGCACGGTGGACCTCTCGGCAGGCGGCTTCACGTTGACCAACGACGGCTTCGTCAGCCAGCTGAGCGTCGCCAGCGTGGAGAGACGCCTGCACCAAGGCCGGTACCGGTGCACGGCGGACTCTCCCGTCTACGGAACCAGGACCAGGGTCTTCCAGGTCACGGTCACAGATAAGACCACCAAGTTCCCGCTGATGCCCATCATTGCCGGAACCGTGGTGGTGGTCCTCACGGGGATTTTCGCCATCATCTCACGCTGGAGCACCATCACCAAG TGCTGCAAGTGA
- the tmigd1 gene encoding transmembrane and immunoglobulin domain-containing protein 1 isoform X1, with amino-acid sequence MVSPSSGSQMESWYLLVLLVSGAQTMSVTIESVPDVGPHGTIQTELERTVSLVCRPSAAPHLPPSEGGEEEELVWLRNGAAVSLAAGNQKGSSSVCVTPVIHQDNGATFTCHLRRNASIQASVTLNVTYPPTASGSEEVSVEVASSLVLRCDVFANPPITSPLWTLNGSTVDLSAGGFTLTNDGFVSQLSVASVERRLHQGRYRCTADSPVYGTRTRVFQVTVTDKTTKFPLMPIIAGTVVVVLTGIFAIISRWSTITKVTRHTSPRFP; translated from the exons ATGGTCTCTCCGTCCTCAGGGAGTCAAATGGAGTCCTGGTATTTGCTGGTGCTGCTCGTCAGCGGAGCGCAGACAATGA GCGTCACCATCGAGTCGGTGCCAGACGTAGGCCCACACGGAACCATCCAGACCGAGCTGGAGAGGACGGTGTCTCTGGTGTGTCGCCCCAGCGCCGCCCCCCACCTTCCGCCCAGTGAGggcggggaggaggaggagctggtgTGGCTGAGGAACGGCGCCGCGGTCAGCCTGGCGGCGGGGAACCAGAAAGGCAGCAGCAGCGTGTGCGTCACGCCCGTCATCCACCAGGACAACGGCGCCACCTTCACCTGCCACCTGAGGAGGAACGCCTCCATTCAGGCCTCCGTCACCTTGAACGTCACAT ATCCTCCCACGGCGTCGGGGTCCGAGGAGGTGTCGGTGGAGGTGGCGTCGTCGCTCGTCCTACGCTGTGACGTCTTCGCCAACCCGCCCATCACGTCGCCGCTGTGGACCCTCAACGGAAGCACGGTGGACCTCTCGGCAGGCGGCTTCACGTTGACCAACGACGGCTTCGTCAGCCAGCTGAGCGTCGCCAGCGTGGAGAGACGCCTGCACCAAGGCCGGTACCGGTGCACGGCGGACTCTCCCGTCTACGGAACCAGGACCAGGGTCTTCCAGGTCACGGTCACAGATAAGACCACCAAGTTCCCGCTGATGCCCATCATTGCCGGAACCGTGGTGGTGGTCCTCACGGGGATTTTCGCCATCATCTCACGCTGGAGCACCATCACCAAGGTAACACGGCACACATCTCCTCGCTTCCCCTGA